The following are encoded together in the Tamandua tetradactyla isolate mTamTet1 chromosome 14, mTamTet1.pri, whole genome shotgun sequence genome:
- the RFX7 gene encoding DNA-binding protein RFX7 isoform X3, which produces MSSSRAQQMHAFSWIRNTLEEHPETSLPKQEVYDEYKSYCDNLGYHPLSAADFGKIMKNVFPNMKARRLGTRGKSKYCYSGLRKKALVHMPTLPNLDFHKTGDGLEGVESSGQLQNIDEEVISSACRLVCEWAQKVLSQPFDTVLELARFLVKSHYIGTKSMAALTVMAAAPAGIKGITQPSAFIPTAESNTFQPQMKTLPSPIDAKQQLQRKIQKKQQEQKLQSPLPGESSAKKSEGATTNGVTNLSNGNPAILSPQPIGIVVAAVPSPIPVQRTRQLVTSPSPMSSSDGKVLPLNVQVVTQHMQSVKQAPKTPQNVPASPGGDRSARHRYPQILPKPANTSALTIRSPTTVLFTSSPIKTAVVPASHMSSLNVVKMTAISLTPSNSSAPLKHSASVNSATGTTEESRTIPQIKNGSVVSLQSPGFRTSSSGGGSSAVEVKMEPELSDEHPVQCQENSDETKAPKTTPSTLLGQKNNTDGVVQKPSNEGIIEIKATKVCDQRTKGKSRCNEILPGISAGNNQSTITLSVATQNLTFTSTSSPSNGDSINKDSKLCTKSPRKRLSSTVQESQVPPVKKPITEQLSAVTGEGQKPGSVKKDQKAPQSGKTESSTAGAQIPSKVPINVNSHIVANRPLTSSVLITSDSALVQQILPSSSPDIKVKLESNVFLLDRDSKSDGSFNQNEWQQVTKDSEFISASCEQQQDISVMTVPEHSDINDLEKSVWELEGMPQDTYSQQLHNQIQESSLNQIQAQSSDQLPLQSDLKEFEPSVSQTNESYFPFDDELTQDSIVEELVLMEQQMSMNNSHSYGNCLGMTLQNQSITPGAPMSSHASSTHFYHPIHSNGTPIHTPTPTPTPTPTPTPTPTPTSEMIAGSQSLSRESPCSRLAQTTPVDSALGSSRHTPIGTPHSNCSSSVPPSPVECRNPFAFTPISSSMAYHDASIVSSSPVKPMQRPMATHPDKTKLEWMNNGYGGVGNSSVSGHGILPSYQELVEDRFRKPHAFAVPGQSYQSQPRHHDTHFGHLTPVSPVQHQGATVNNTNKQEGFAVPAPLDNKGTNSSASSNFRCRSVSPAVHRQRNLSGSTLYPVSNIPRSNVTPFGSPVTPEVHVFTNVHTDACANNIAQRSQSVPLTVMMQTAFPNSLQKQTNSKKITNVLLSKLDSDNDDAVRGLGMNNLPSNYTARMNLTQILETSSVFPSANPQNMIDSSTSVYEFQTPSYLTKSNSTDQINFSPGDNQAQSEIGEQQLDFSSTVKDLLSGDSLQTNQQLVGQVASDLTNTAADFSSDIRLSSELSGSINDLNTLDPNLLFDPGRQQGQDDEATLEELKNDPLFQQICSESMNSMTSSGFEWIESKDHPTVEMLG; this is translated from the exons GAGCTATTGTGACAATCTTGGTTACCATCCATTAAGTGCTGCTGATTTTGGAAAGATCATGAAAAATGTCTTTCCAAACATGAAGGCACGCCGCCTGGGCACAAGAGGCAAATCTAAATAT TGCTACAGTGGATTAAGAAAAAAAGCTCTTGTTCACATGCCAACACTGCCCAACCTTGATTTTCACAAAACTGGAGATGGG tTGGAAGGAGTTGAATCTTCTGGGCAACTTCAAAATATTGATGAGGAAgttatttcttctgcctgtcGCCTCGTGTGTGAATGGGCCCAGAAAGTGTTAAGCCAGCCATTTGACACAGTCTTGGAATTAGCTCGCTTTCTTGTAAAAAGTCACTATATAGGCACCAAGTCAATGGCAGCTCTAACTGTAATGGCAGCAGCACCAGCAG GAATTAAAGGAATTACCCAGCCTTCTGCTTTTATACCTACAGCTGAAAGTAATACCTTTCAGCCTCAGATGAAGACTTTGCCATCTCCTATTGATGCTAAGCAGCAGTTACAACGGAAAATCCAAAAGAAGCAGCAAGAACAGAAACTGCAATCTCCTTTGCCGGGAGAATCCTCAGCAAAAAAATCAGAAGGCGCTACAACCAACGGAGTAACTAATCTTTCTAATGGAAATCCTGCAATCCTGTCTCCTCAGCCTATTGGTATTGTTGTGGCAGCTGTCCCTAGTCCTATTCCG gtCCAGCGAACCAGGCAGTTGGTAACATCACCAAGTCCAATGAGTTCCTCTGACGGCAAAGTTCTTCCCCTCAATGTGCAGGTGGTCACTCAGCACATGCAGTCTGTGAAACAGGCACCAAAGACTCCTCAGAATGTTCCAGCCAGTCCTGGTGGAGATCGTTCTGCCCGGCACCGTTACCCTCAAATCTTACCCAAACCAGCCAACACCAGTGCACTCACCATCCGCTCTCCAACTACTGTCCTCTTTACTAGCAGTCCCATAAAAACTGCTGTTGTACCCGCTTCACATATGAGTTCTTTAAACGTGGTGAAAATGACAGCAATATCCCTCACACCGAGCAACAGTAGTGCCCCTCTTAAACATTCTGCCTCAGTAAACAGTGCTACAGGAACAACAGAAGAATCAAGGACCATTCCACAAATCAAGAATGGTTCTGTTGTTTCACTTCAGTCTCCTGGGTTCAGGACCAGCAGCAGTGGTGGGGGATCATCTGCTGTGGAAGTCAAAATGGAACCTGAATTATCAGATGAGCATCCTGTACAATGCCAAGAGAACTCTGATGAGACTAAAGCTCCCAAAACAACACCTAGTACCCTTTTGGggcaaaaaaataatacagatggAGTAGTACAAAAACCTTCAAATGAAGGTATCATTGAAATAAAAGCAACTAAGGTCTGTGACCAGAGGACCAAAGGTAAAAGTCGCTGTAATGAAATTCTGCCAGGCATTTCAGCAGGCAATAATCAAAGCACTATCACTCTCTCAGTTGCCACTCAGAACTTAACTTTCACCAGCACCAGTTCACCATCTAATGGTGACTCAATAAACAAAGACTCTAAATTATGCACTAAAAGTCCAAGAAAGCGACTGTCCTCTACAGTGCAAGAGTCCCAGGTGCCTCCTGTAAAGAAACCAATTACAGAACAGCTTTCTGCAGTTACCGGAGAAGGTCAGAAACCAGGCAGTGTTAAGAAGGACCAAAAGGCTCCACAGTCAGGGAAAACAGAAAGTTCAACAGCTGGTGCTCAAATTCCTAGCAAGGTACCAATAAATGTCAATTCACATATAGTGGCAAATAGACCCTTGACTTCTTCTGTTCTTATTACCAGTGATTCAGCTTTGGTACAGCAAATATTACCATCATCATCTCCAGATATAAAAGTAAAACTTGAAAGTAATGTCTTTCTCTTGGACAGGGACTCAAAATCAGATGGCAGCTTTAATCAAAATGAATGGCAACAGGTCACTAAGGATTCTGAGTTTATATCTGCCAGCTGTGAACAACAACAAGATATCAGTGTTATGACAGTTCCTGAGCACTCTGATATCAATGACTTAGAGAAATCTGTTTGGGAATTAGAAGGAATGCCACAGGACACATATAGCCAGCAGCTACATAACCAGATACAAGAATCTTCTTTAAATCAAATACAAGCACAGTCTTCAGATCAGTTACCTCTACAGTCTGACTTGAAGGAATTTGAGCCTTCTGTTTCTCAGACAAATGAAAGCTACTTTCCTTTTGATGATGAACTTACACAAGATAGTATTGTAGAAGAGCTGGTGCTTATGGAGCAGCAGATGTCAATGAATAATTCTCATTCTTATGGTAACTGTTTGGGAATGACCCTTCAGAATCAGTCAATAACTCCAGGAGCTCCAATGTCGTCTCACGCCTCCAGCACTCACTTCTACCATCCAATCCATAGCAATGGCACTCCAAttcacacacccacacccactccTACACCAACTCCAACCCCGACCCCAACCCCGACCCCAACATCTGAAATGATTGCTGGGTCTCAGAGTCTGTCACGGGAGAGCCCTTGCTCCAGGTTAGCCCAGACTACACCTGTGGATAGTGCTTTAGGAAGCAGCCGACATACACCCATCGGTACTCCACATTCTAACTGCAGCAGTAGTGTCCCTCCTAGCCCTGTTGAATGCAGGAATCCATTTGCATTTACTCCAATAAGCTCTAGTATGGCATATCATGATGCCAGCATTGTCTCAAGTAGTCCTGTGAAACCAATGCAAAGACCCATGGCCACACACCCTGACAAAACTAAACTTGAATGGATGAATAATGGGTATGGTGGGGTTGGTAATTCCTCGGTGTCTGGCCATGGCATTCTCCCAAGTTATCAGGAACTAGTGGAAGACCGTTTCAGGAAACCTCATGCTTTCGCTGTGCCTGGACAGTCTTACCAGTCTCAACCCAGACATCATGACACTCATTTTGGTCATTTGACTCCTGTCTCTCCTGTGCAGCATCAAGGTGCCACTGTAAATAACACCAACAAACAGGAAGGTTTTGCAGTCCCTGCCCCTCTTGATAATAAAGGAACTAATTCATCTGCCAGCAGCAACTTCAGATGCCGGAGTGTGAGCCCTGCCGTTCATCGCCAACGTAATCTTAGTGGAAGCACCCTCTATCCAGTATCAAATATCCCACGGTCTAATGTAACTCCCTTTGGAAGTCCAGTTACCCCAGAAGTTCATGTTTTCACAAATGTTCACACAGATGCATGTGCCAACAACATAGCTCAAAGAAGTCAGTCAGTTCCACTGACAGTCATGATGCAAACAGCCTTCCCGAACTCTCTTCAGAAGCAAACCAACAGTAAAAAAATAACCAATGTTTTGTTGAGTAAACTTGATTCTGACAACGATGATGCAGTGAGAGGTTTGGGAATGAATAACCTGCCCTCCAATTACACAGCTCGAATGAATCTTACTCAGATTTTGGAAACTTCCTCTGTTTTCCCTAGTGCCAACCCACAGAATATGATCGATTCCAGCACTTCTGTTTATGAATTCCAAACACCATCTTACCTCACCAAAAGTAATAGCACCGATCAGATCAATTTTTCTCCTGGAGATAATCAAGCACAATCGGAAATTGGAGAGCAACAGTTAGATTTCAGTAGCACTGTTAAAGACCTGTTGAGTGGAGACAGCTTGCAAACCAACCAGCAGCTGGTAGGTCAGGTAGCATCCGATCTCACTAATACGGCAGCTGATTTCTCTAGTGATATCAGGTTGTCTTCTGAGCTCTCAGGCAGTATCAATGATTTGAACACTTTAGACCCAAATCTACTGTTTGATCCAGGTCGTCAGCAGGGACAAGATGATGAAGCTACACTGGAAGAATTAAAGAATGACCCATTATTTCAACAAATTTGCAGCGAATCCATGAACTCTATGACTTCATCAGGTTTTGAATGGATAGAAAGTAAGGACCATCCTACTGTTGAAATGTTGGGTTAA
- the RFX7 gene encoding DNA-binding protein RFX7 isoform X2 — protein sequence MTNIGINLDKPLKIKLKRSKGNMTKQEVEKFTDLEKLYLYLQLPSGLSNGEKSDQNAMSSSRAQQMHAFSWIRNTLEEHPETSLPKQEVYDEYKSYCDNLGYHPLSAADFGKIMKNVFPNMKARRLGTRGKSKYCYSGLRKKALVHMPTLPNLDFHKTGDGLEGVESSGQLQNIDEEVISSACRLVCEWAQKVLSQPFDTVLELARFLVKSHYIGTKSMAALTVMAAAPAGIKGITQPSAFIPTAESNTFQPQMKTLPSPIDAKQQLQRKIQKKQQEQKLQSPLPGESSAKKSEGATTNGVTNLSNGNPAILSPQPIGIVVAAVPSPIPVQRTRQLVTSPSPMSSSDGKVLPLNVQVVTQHMQSVKQAPKTPQNVPASPGGDRSARHRYPQILPKPANTSALTIRSPTTVLFTSSPIKTAVVPASHMSSLNVVKMTAISLTPSNSSAPLKHSASVNSATGTTEESRTIPQIKNGSVVSLQSPGFRTSSSGGGSSAVEVKMEPELSDEHPVQCQENSDETKAPKTTPSTLLGQKNNTDGVVQKPSNEGIIEIKATKVCDQRTKGKSRCNEILPGISAGNNQSTITLSVATQNLTFTSTSSPSNGDSINKDSKLCTKSPRKRLSSTVQESQVPPVKKPITEQLSAVTGEGQKPGSVKKDQKAPQSGKTESSTAGAQIPSKVPINVNSHIVANRPLTSSVLITSDSALVQQILPSSSPDIKVKLESNVFLLDRDSKSDGSFNQNEWQQVTKDSEFISASCEQQQDISVMTVPEHSDINDLEKSVWELEGMPQDTYSQQLHNQIQESSLNQIQAQSSDQLPLQSDLKEFEPSVSQTNESYFPFDDELTQDSIVEELVLMEQQMSMNNSHSYGNCLGMTLQNQSITPGAPMSSHASSTHFYHPIHSNGTPIHTPTPTPTPTPTPTPTPTPTSEMIAGSQSLSRESPCSRLAQTTPVDSALGSSRHTPIGTPHSNCSSSVPPSPVECRNPFAFTPISSSMAYHDASIVSSSPVKPMQRPMATHPDKTKLEWMNNGYGGVGNSSVSGHGILPSYQELVEDRFRKPHAFAVPGQSYQSQPRHHDTHFGHLTPVSPVQHQGATVNNTNKQEGFAVPAPLDNKGTNSSASSNFRCRSVSPAVHRQRNLSGSTLYPVSNIPRSNVTPFGSPVTPEVHVFTNVHTDACANNIAQRSQSVPLTVMMQTAFPNSLQKQTNSKKITNVLLSKLDSDNDDAVRGLGMNNLPSNYTARMNLTQILETSSVFPSANPQNMIDSSTSVYEFQTPSYLTKSNSTDQINFSPGDNQAQSEIGEQQLDFSSTVKDLLSGDSLQTNQQLVGQVASDLTNTAADFSSDIRLSSELSGSINDLNTLDPNLLFDPGRQQGQDDEATLEELKNDPLFQQICSESMNSMTSSGFEWIESKDHPTVEMLG from the exons GAGCTATTGTGACAATCTTGGTTACCATCCATTAAGTGCTGCTGATTTTGGAAAGATCATGAAAAATGTCTTTCCAAACATGAAGGCACGCCGCCTGGGCACAAGAGGCAAATCTAAATAT TGCTACAGTGGATTAAGAAAAAAAGCTCTTGTTCACATGCCAACACTGCCCAACCTTGATTTTCACAAAACTGGAGATGGG tTGGAAGGAGTTGAATCTTCTGGGCAACTTCAAAATATTGATGAGGAAgttatttcttctgcctgtcGCCTCGTGTGTGAATGGGCCCAGAAAGTGTTAAGCCAGCCATTTGACACAGTCTTGGAATTAGCTCGCTTTCTTGTAAAAAGTCACTATATAGGCACCAAGTCAATGGCAGCTCTAACTGTAATGGCAGCAGCACCAGCAG GAATTAAAGGAATTACCCAGCCTTCTGCTTTTATACCTACAGCTGAAAGTAATACCTTTCAGCCTCAGATGAAGACTTTGCCATCTCCTATTGATGCTAAGCAGCAGTTACAACGGAAAATCCAAAAGAAGCAGCAAGAACAGAAACTGCAATCTCCTTTGCCGGGAGAATCCTCAGCAAAAAAATCAGAAGGCGCTACAACCAACGGAGTAACTAATCTTTCTAATGGAAATCCTGCAATCCTGTCTCCTCAGCCTATTGGTATTGTTGTGGCAGCTGTCCCTAGTCCTATTCCG gtCCAGCGAACCAGGCAGTTGGTAACATCACCAAGTCCAATGAGTTCCTCTGACGGCAAAGTTCTTCCCCTCAATGTGCAGGTGGTCACTCAGCACATGCAGTCTGTGAAACAGGCACCAAAGACTCCTCAGAATGTTCCAGCCAGTCCTGGTGGAGATCGTTCTGCCCGGCACCGTTACCCTCAAATCTTACCCAAACCAGCCAACACCAGTGCACTCACCATCCGCTCTCCAACTACTGTCCTCTTTACTAGCAGTCCCATAAAAACTGCTGTTGTACCCGCTTCACATATGAGTTCTTTAAACGTGGTGAAAATGACAGCAATATCCCTCACACCGAGCAACAGTAGTGCCCCTCTTAAACATTCTGCCTCAGTAAACAGTGCTACAGGAACAACAGAAGAATCAAGGACCATTCCACAAATCAAGAATGGTTCTGTTGTTTCACTTCAGTCTCCTGGGTTCAGGACCAGCAGCAGTGGTGGGGGATCATCTGCTGTGGAAGTCAAAATGGAACCTGAATTATCAGATGAGCATCCTGTACAATGCCAAGAGAACTCTGATGAGACTAAAGCTCCCAAAACAACACCTAGTACCCTTTTGGggcaaaaaaataatacagatggAGTAGTACAAAAACCTTCAAATGAAGGTATCATTGAAATAAAAGCAACTAAGGTCTGTGACCAGAGGACCAAAGGTAAAAGTCGCTGTAATGAAATTCTGCCAGGCATTTCAGCAGGCAATAATCAAAGCACTATCACTCTCTCAGTTGCCACTCAGAACTTAACTTTCACCAGCACCAGTTCACCATCTAATGGTGACTCAATAAACAAAGACTCTAAATTATGCACTAAAAGTCCAAGAAAGCGACTGTCCTCTACAGTGCAAGAGTCCCAGGTGCCTCCTGTAAAGAAACCAATTACAGAACAGCTTTCTGCAGTTACCGGAGAAGGTCAGAAACCAGGCAGTGTTAAGAAGGACCAAAAGGCTCCACAGTCAGGGAAAACAGAAAGTTCAACAGCTGGTGCTCAAATTCCTAGCAAGGTACCAATAAATGTCAATTCACATATAGTGGCAAATAGACCCTTGACTTCTTCTGTTCTTATTACCAGTGATTCAGCTTTGGTACAGCAAATATTACCATCATCATCTCCAGATATAAAAGTAAAACTTGAAAGTAATGTCTTTCTCTTGGACAGGGACTCAAAATCAGATGGCAGCTTTAATCAAAATGAATGGCAACAGGTCACTAAGGATTCTGAGTTTATATCTGCCAGCTGTGAACAACAACAAGATATCAGTGTTATGACAGTTCCTGAGCACTCTGATATCAATGACTTAGAGAAATCTGTTTGGGAATTAGAAGGAATGCCACAGGACACATATAGCCAGCAGCTACATAACCAGATACAAGAATCTTCTTTAAATCAAATACAAGCACAGTCTTCAGATCAGTTACCTCTACAGTCTGACTTGAAGGAATTTGAGCCTTCTGTTTCTCAGACAAATGAAAGCTACTTTCCTTTTGATGATGAACTTACACAAGATAGTATTGTAGAAGAGCTGGTGCTTATGGAGCAGCAGATGTCAATGAATAATTCTCATTCTTATGGTAACTGTTTGGGAATGACCCTTCAGAATCAGTCAATAACTCCAGGAGCTCCAATGTCGTCTCACGCCTCCAGCACTCACTTCTACCATCCAATCCATAGCAATGGCACTCCAAttcacacacccacacccactccTACACCAACTCCAACCCCGACCCCAACCCCGACCCCAACATCTGAAATGATTGCTGGGTCTCAGAGTCTGTCACGGGAGAGCCCTTGCTCCAGGTTAGCCCAGACTACACCTGTGGATAGTGCTTTAGGAAGCAGCCGACATACACCCATCGGTACTCCACATTCTAACTGCAGCAGTAGTGTCCCTCCTAGCCCTGTTGAATGCAGGAATCCATTTGCATTTACTCCAATAAGCTCTAGTATGGCATATCATGATGCCAGCATTGTCTCAAGTAGTCCTGTGAAACCAATGCAAAGACCCATGGCCACACACCCTGACAAAACTAAACTTGAATGGATGAATAATGGGTATGGTGGGGTTGGTAATTCCTCGGTGTCTGGCCATGGCATTCTCCCAAGTTATCAGGAACTAGTGGAAGACCGTTTCAGGAAACCTCATGCTTTCGCTGTGCCTGGACAGTCTTACCAGTCTCAACCCAGACATCATGACACTCATTTTGGTCATTTGACTCCTGTCTCTCCTGTGCAGCATCAAGGTGCCACTGTAAATAACACCAACAAACAGGAAGGTTTTGCAGTCCCTGCCCCTCTTGATAATAAAGGAACTAATTCATCTGCCAGCAGCAACTTCAGATGCCGGAGTGTGAGCCCTGCCGTTCATCGCCAACGTAATCTTAGTGGAAGCACCCTCTATCCAGTATCAAATATCCCACGGTCTAATGTAACTCCCTTTGGAAGTCCAGTTACCCCAGAAGTTCATGTTTTCACAAATGTTCACACAGATGCATGTGCCAACAACATAGCTCAAAGAAGTCAGTCAGTTCCACTGACAGTCATGATGCAAACAGCCTTCCCGAACTCTCTTCAGAAGCAAACCAACAGTAAAAAAATAACCAATGTTTTGTTGAGTAAACTTGATTCTGACAACGATGATGCAGTGAGAGGTTTGGGAATGAATAACCTGCCCTCCAATTACACAGCTCGAATGAATCTTACTCAGATTTTGGAAACTTCCTCTGTTTTCCCTAGTGCCAACCCACAGAATATGATCGATTCCAGCACTTCTGTTTATGAATTCCAAACACCATCTTACCTCACCAAAAGTAATAGCACCGATCAGATCAATTTTTCTCCTGGAGATAATCAAGCACAATCGGAAATTGGAGAGCAACAGTTAGATTTCAGTAGCACTGTTAAAGACCTGTTGAGTGGAGACAGCTTGCAAACCAACCAGCAGCTGGTAGGTCAGGTAGCATCCGATCTCACTAATACGGCAGCTGATTTCTCTAGTGATATCAGGTTGTCTTCTGAGCTCTCAGGCAGTATCAATGATTTGAACACTTTAGACCCAAATCTACTGTTTGATCCAGGTCGTCAGCAGGGACAAGATGATGAAGCTACACTGGAAGAATTAAAGAATGACCCATTATTTCAACAAATTTGCAGCGAATCCATGAACTCTATGACTTCATCAGGTTTTGAATGGATAGAAAGTAAGGACCATCCTACTGTTGAAATGTTGGGTTAA